GGTACCACCTCGTTCGAAAGCGATGGCTACACCGAATGCAATCGCTCATGCAAGTACACCAggtttcagatcgttttgacccggttTGATGAGAGGTTACGCAGAATAAGCGTGGGCGGAACCGCGCTTAGCcaatcaagcctctcatctctctgatcgataaattggtggcaGATTTGTTCATGAACTGGGTCACCATCCCAACTTCATGCATCGACTTGACACCACAAGTCATCGTTTAGGCTGCGGACGCGTCCATAAACCACAACactattctgaatttaagTTGAACACTTTGGTAgattccaagcggattaaaCAACGCTAatcgcttcattttttaaaatcctttcTTACAGTAATATTTTCTGCCTATATGATTTAAGTGTATTTTGTCTTTAGATTAGCCAAGGAAAACCGAGGCAGCCTGGCGAAGCGCCTCAAATGGCTTATCTTTTGCCTGAACTAGTTTATCCCACGGGTCTCACTGATTCGATGAGGAGGGACTTCCGTCACATGAGAGAGCTATCCAATCACACACGCTTGGATCCTGAGAAAAGGCGTCGCACGACAGAGCGACTAATCGAGAAGATACTCGCAAATGAGAGGTGTCGCATGCTAATGAGAAACTGGGGAATTTCGTTGCACAATAAGCTCGTCACTTTCGAATCTAGAGAATTGGAACCAGAGAAGGTGTGTTTGAAATACCAAATGATGTCTTGGACGTTGTATTACGTTGACTTCTTCAGCTCTTTGGATACAATCGAGATGGATATGTAGGACAACGGGCCGAATGGGCTAAGCTTgtaaaaaacaatggaagttTTCGTGGAGTGGAGTTAACGAACTGGGTTGTAATTGCTCCTAACAGCAATGATGGAGAACGCCTTTCAAGTGATTTCATCAGTATGTTTGTTCTCGAAATTTTGACAGTGGTCGTAATTTTCGCATTTGAAAAGGTAACCACCATTTTGgtcatctatttttcttattatttttattcttatttcttattcttattatttcgtCTCCAGATGACTGCTCTTGGTGGGCACCGACGAAGTTATAGCTATGGTAGTTGTATTCAGATCCAAAATTTCCATTGCTTGTTTTTGTCCGTGTTCGAGGATGTACCCAGTTACAGTCGCCTGTACCTATCATCATCTGGGGCGGTTGTCTATCACATTCGAGTGGGATgcgagagaaagagaaacttTCGCCAAGcgctcaaaagtgaagggttTAATTTTAATGCGCCCTTACGTGTTGGTATGCTTCTTTTaggattatatatatatatatatgtataagatataatatattattatatatatatttgtatatatatatatatatatatgtattgtATTAATATATTGTGATGTATAAGTATATGTTCGACaatcgttcaaaagtgaaggacgtcccttccccaaccgtggaaaagtgaagggggtcagagcaccggctccgactatcgcatctatggtaGGATACATGATGCTGGGTTACCGCCAAGTGACAGCGTAAACAGGACAGTTTCACTGTTAGTGGATGTATGACTTGATGATGTTTCTAGGTAGTggtaatttattattttcaaaggCATGGAACCCCAAATATTTTAGACCTAGGCttgttttcttattgtttcggaagagaacaccacaaaaaatctgttttccaaaagaaagaatagcGATTTGTACTCACAATAAAGTATCTTCATTGGCCGTTGAATTGCCAACACATTCGAACAGAAGTAGGATGAGaactttcttgttctttccagtcttgtttcatttttgagaTAAGGAGAATTTCTTCATCCGTCTCTTAACAATGTTGCCACAATAAGCCCTCGATTGTTTTGCTCCACAATCTGGTTGAGGAAAAACATGCGAATTTTTTGACGCAAGCCACCTATCTGCTGATTCTCTAGCTTTATCCCTTTCATCATTATTGTGAGGAAACAAATGTGCAGATCTTGAAGATGACTTTAGTAATGGTTTATTGCAAAACTGCTATTATTGTGCCACTGTTCTCCAGATTAACAATTTCTAGTCACTTTCAAGTCTAATTCGTGACAGATATACTCATCCCGTAGTAGTATACCTCAGTTTTCACACGTTACTGTACCGTGATGTACTGAGCTTATTCTTACTGCGATTGAATCATTTGTTCCAAGTTGTAAAtccaagaatttttatttgtcatGTAAATGCTCTTAGCGAATTTGCAGATGAAATCGAACACATCTACAGCGCACTGCAAGTGAAATATGGGAATCCCGTGCGACACTTTTGTAGAGACACGACCGCACGAGGATATCACACCGCCGTACAAGAAGCAATGACCCGAGTCAGTTTGTAGTTGCTTGTTTGCTTGTTTCGGTGAGGTGTCATCTATGTTCcagttatttattgttataggTTGGAATGCAGTCTATCCATATGATGGTGCTTATCCTGTCGGATGATAGCAAGACACGCTACGATGTGCTGAAGAGTTATTTGTGCACAGAAACTACTAGTAAGGGTACCAAGAGCTGCATTCAAGACAGATGTGTTTGTTGTCTGTCTTAGCAGCGTAGATCTCCTTTAGTTTTGTCGCTTGTTCTGCAGTTTGCGcaagggtcaagcgtgtagttgaaaaaaaaaccctcctgaTAACGACCCCCTCCATAGAAGACCCTCCAGGAAATGAccctttctttctcattcttttttagtATGGCCGCTCATTTAACAgtgaaaaattagttataataaatagaattagaGAAACAAATAGGACCCTTAATtaataaactaaataatacaatatagcaaatattaataaatagtgctataatggatattaatataaagtgctgcaaataaattagaaatatgtaatataatatagacgaCATTGATATCTCACTGTAAAGATTAGAAATAAGTCAGTACATATGCGCACATATAAACTGAAAAGATGTGGGAGCTCTCACGACAATTCGACGACACAGTTCTTAGACAGTAGCTACAAAcggttgggcgttcgatcccGCAGGAAccataatttttgcaaaatagaagaaaaaaacgaccgGAAACGACGGAGAACACATTTTAGAaccattttcacactatttcctactATTTACAAACAATGTTACTCATCGACATCTTCAAAAAACTGTTCGCGCTATCTGTTTTTCTCGCAGAATGTATTGTTCTGTCGGTAAATAGTCTGGCACTGCTAACCTTCGAAGGTCCGACAGCTAACTGAAAAACTGGTGATTGTGAAAGTGTTGAAGAATGATTGATATATTGAGAATGATAAAACACTTCTAGCATGCCCACATTTGCACCCCTTGATGTGAGTTTATTTGAAGCCGACAATCCCCTCGcctttttctccttgctcTCTTAATTATTTCTCCTCTTCTGACACGCCTTACGACACCTTCCTGCTCCGTCTCACCCCTCTCACGAccgttgagaaattctcaacgcaaGATTGACCCCGGCTTGCGCCTTTCTACAGTTTTAATTATTAGGGATTGAATGGCCTTCATTCTCATAGTCGTAAtactaagaaaataattttctaactAGAAATTATGAAGTTATTTAGATCCATAGGAACTAAGTTCTTAGAGGCGAAGTAGGCGCATAGCAAACGCGAGAATTATGGAAAAAGGACCTTGCCAAGGTCTCTGTTGAActatttttcgaagaagaatgaaagacTATTTAAGAAAAACGAGGGAAAAAGCTCAGAGGAGCTTTTCCCATTCTCTGGAAGGGAGATTCGCACGTCTTTACCTACGGCGCAACGCGTTACCAGGGTAGAGCACGTTTCACGCCGGTTGTATGACTTCTGCTCTGTCATACTGTTGATACGAAACGCAAGCCGAATTCAAGAAGATGTTGTTTTCAGAAAACGATCTTTAACTTTATTAGGGTATGTGGGAAGTTGAAGGATaaccaaaagttttttttaaatatccgTTATACGTTGTTCACCGGGATATTCTTATGTTCGTCGAATTTCTTGGAACTCGAGTTTCTTTTGCAATTGTCGAAGTCATTCCAGGTTTACATTCATAGCTTTATCTATTACAGTCCCATCGCAATGCGTACAACTTTCTACCCTAAGAGGTCGTGCCGCTGATCGAGGCCGTAACAGGAATTTTGGGTCAATTGTGTTGAAAATCGCTTTGCAAATGAACTGTAAGATGGGCGGAGCTTTGTGGAGAGTAATAATTCCGGCAGGTTTTCGCTAATTTTGAATTGGTTTCAGCATTTTTCTAgtcttttatattattattactattattattattaattattattattgctatcattattactactattattattactattattagtattattattactactattagtattgttattattgttattattattatcattgtcattattactattattattattattatttattacttaacACATGCTCTAGATTAAAAGGGCTATGATTGTTGGATACGACCTGTACCATGACTCAACTCTCCGGGGGAAGACCATTGGTGCCTGCGTGTCTACAACGGACCAAGACTACACCAAGTTCTACTCGCAGACACGCCCTCACGAGAACCCAGCTGAGCTTGGGACGAACCTTGGCTTTTTCATCTTGAGTGAGTTGCTGAGTTGTTTACCAGTGCAACTTTCACAATCGACACCGTCTATAAAGTTTATAAAATTGCACcgtaaatgcaaaaataagacaaaaatGGGAGGTTAGTAACAACAAGACTACCTTCTATCAACACTTCACCTCTGATCTACATGGTACATGCATGATCCATCCTCTCGTAAACAGCGTCCGCACTGCTCTCATCCTCCCCGTGTTTTGGGTATAGAAAAACGGGCACAGTTTCTTGTAAGCAGTGTTCGCAGGGTTTTTTAAACTCGCATCTGAACTGAAACGAACGGCGAGAGGCTCCGCTCTTTGGACGAAAAAGCGTCGCAGAATCCAAGTGCGCATGATTGGCAGCAACATTTTTGGTTTATCAGAAGAAACATACgtaaaatactttttgaagttaataatttaatagacGTTCCTAGTAGTGTATAtccttgaaggcagcgtatcatgaaactTTCGATATTTGTACCGGTCGTGGAAAATATGAACTTCGCAGTCTAAATCACGAGGGTGACTGCGGCCCTACTTAATTTCCCTactcgtcctgaaaaacagcgtgggaacggGTATGTTCCTACGAGTTACGTTAGAACACTTGTGTGCTCCGGCTTCCTCAGTATCCGAATAATTGGTTCTGCTTGAATAGGCTACCGAGAAAACCTAGTTGATTTTCGACTGCTCGCTCGTGGAGGTGGCGCATGCACAATGGTAGCGCGCTTTAACGTACCTCGAAGGAACTAAGTTTAtttcctacgccgtttttcagaaagaTTGGAGAAATTGAGCGTGGACACGCTCACACTAGTAAGCTACACTCCGAACTCTAGATTGTTCACGAGAGATCCAAATATCGAAATTTCATACACTGTCTTTAATTGGGACCAGTCTCTTGCTGCGATCATCAGATCACGTTAAACTAACTGAGTTTTGTGCAACTTTTATTTGAGAATGCACCTCTACGATTGCGATAGATGTAACTCTTACCACCTATGATGGGTTCTCAGGAATTTTTGTGTGATGAGAGCAGACACATTCTTTTGCTATTTCATCACTTgtgaatattgaaaaaaggGGATCTGGCTGCATTGTCACTCAGAAGAATTTTTGTGTatcagagaaaataaaaggaaattgcGGAGCAGAGGCACAGAGCCTTCAAAAACCGATGTGTTCTCATTAGCATAACTTGCGGCTTTAGGATGCTTTGCCCTAGTGTTGTACCatacatttttcacatttgaaGAGAGAAGTATCAGACTATTGCATAAATTCGTGCCCGATTTTCATGGATGGCATTAAAATGTATAGCGTGGTTAAGCTCctgtattttttgttgcttttttgcaCGTTCTGAAAAGGTCAACGATCTTCCTTTGATCTAATACTGCGAGCGTCTTCTTTTGCAGTGTTTTGAATACAAGTAGTGAAAGATTCGACGTCCTCAAGATTCTTTGTGGTCCGCACTCCAATATTTGTCGACACCCGCTGGGCGGACTTTCTTTTTACATTCATCGTCCTTCCACCTGCCATGCCAATATTTGGTTGAGCTTTAACTCCTAcgcttcttttctggaacacTAACttcaagctgagaagaactgcgCGGTGGTCGGGATCGAATGAGAGTTCAACACTGCCCTAGATTTTCGTATAGTCGACAGGATGAAGTCCCTGTCAAGACGTGGTCGAGCTGTAGTTAAAGAGTTCTCAGCTTCTGCTTGCACTACTCTCCCGGCGTTAAGGGGTTGTCCTttgccacgtaagctgatggcgtTGACGATTCCTTTCAAACCTGGATGTGATGGCGAGATTCGTATTCTCATGAATATCTACTAGACGACTACCGTTGTTCGACGTCTGCTCCGTGGGACAATACATTTTTCGGGCATATCGGAGTGTTGTTTGAGACCCATAATTGCGTATTCCAGCAATATCGGCCTCCTGGATAGGTTTCTTGAATACCAAGGTATTGAGTTTTATATCACAATGAAAGTATACCTTGGGGCAGAGTTGGGAGAAATATGGTGTGAGAGATTCCGGAGAGTTTTAATGCCAATTTCCATGTTGTACTGTGTAGAGTTAGAaagtatttaaaatatttcatacaGTATTTCAAACGACTTCCGTGTTCAGCAGTGACTGAAAATTTTCGGGGTCTTCTTTATTCAGTATCTCAGAATTACTAGGTGAAGAGAATCTCAAGAAACACAggtagtagtaaaaaaaaaaacatatctaGGACCAACTTCCATTGAGTAACTGTTCTGTTCGTGTCGCCCAGCAGCATAATTCCCCCTAATGCGACCGCTCTGAAGCGATAGAAATCTGATTGGAACTTGAAAGAAAGTGATTATTCTCCAATCAAAGAATAGGCTTTTCTTTGTTCTGTAAGCATAATTTGTTATCAAAATATGATAACGCTCGTTCACTTTGAAGTCTTAGTAGATTTTCGACCTTTATGAGCTGGTTCTACGTCCTGTTAACTTCATCTCTAAAGGAACACGATGCAGGTGGAGAAGTGGTTCGATAAGCAAGATAGTGGACAACAAAGAGTACTGATTTTTGCGGCAAGTTGAACGTAGAACAAATACAGTAACACCTTGAAAAGAACTGATGTCACTGCGGCAGTTTTTGATCCCATTGTGTTTGTCACAACAGCGCgagctgcagcaatgaacggtttGCCATAGTAGCTGCAGGCTTTTGGGACCATTACTCACAGATGCAAGCTTTCTAGATCATTAGATCTGTAATGTGATCCGAGGGATATTTGTTAAAGGCGATGTTCAAAGACGTATCCTTTTAATGGTTTCTTTCAGAAGCTTTGAACAAATACTACCAGTGCAACGGCAAGACACTTCcggagaagatttttctaTACAGGGATGGGGTTGGCGACGGTCAAATTCCCTATGTGAAGGACCAAGAGGTAAGATGGTTTGATCTTATGTGGGAAAGGTGAACGTTCACGTTCTTTGTTGAAGCAATTTATACTATTTGCGTGTGCAGCAAGGAATTCTATTCTGTAAGATAAGGGCGAGTGcagaagaaacaacaaaagagCTAAAATTATGACCGATGTGTTAATATTATGAGTttccttctttgaaaaaaattgaaattgaattgaaaaaaagaactgaattgaaaaaaaaaatttgacgcGGGAAATGTGTTATTCTTCACCCCTGCAGCCGTCATAGACAGAGTCCGAAACAGTAGGTTTGTGGCGTGGACCTATCGCTCAATCTCCCTACTGGCTATCGTCTGCAAGCACTTCACAAGAGTAGTCGAAGACAGGagagaaagaacattagatgaaggacggccatgcgagcaagcagggttgcGAAAAGTGCTTAGTACGATTGATACATACACATTGTttaaaactcatagaagtataGCGGGAGTACTCAGTTTCATTGAGTTGAAGATAGCCTTCGATTCACTTGAGACTGAAGTAGTCAATGATTCCGTGGAGAGTTAAGGCGTCCTAGCTCCATTcataaagatacttcgtgaTTTTGGTCGTGAGTTGTTTAACAACTTCACGACTAAAACTTCAAAATCCTGTGATAATGACGCAATCgacaaaatattcagtgccactctcaAAAACGCGATACGAGGATTGAAATGGGATAAAATGGGTGTCAAAGTTGATGGGCGGCATCTACATCATCTTCGTTACGCTGATAACATCGTTCTGTTAACATCAAACATCAatcaagcggaacgaatgctggtggaatttgatgaaatatgCAGAAAGATCGATCTCCAGGTGAACCTGGTCAAGTCGATGTTCGTGAgtaacggatgggtttctgatgcctcATTCACCCTCAAGggaacgaatatatccgaTTACGATGGGATTACGTAGTGTACTATTGTCGCCTCTTTAGTCTAATGGTTCGTACTGCTTCTATGGCACCTCTTACACTTTACATAGTTTAgtgggattttttcttgtaattatCCACCATTGgcattattcatattcatgGTCCTTGAAAGTCTTTCCTCGTTAGTTCTTCTGGCgtcttgtttattttgtagCGGTTGGATTTATGCTTCACTTTGTTGTGTAATTGTGGAGAATTAGCATTCTTCTCAGTAGGATTTTGGATTTCAAGACGCTatagcttcaaaaaaaatttcaaaaaaacaaaaacggtcATTTTTCGCCTTTTGTGCCCGTTCGGTTGGAGTCGActgtatttaattttattattcgttGCTATTACTAACTTTGCTGTACTGCTGGACTTATGCATTTGTTTTCGAGCCAGATGTTGTACATTTAGGTACGACTGGTACAGAAAGCTTGCGCAGACGCTGTGGAGAGAGCCGAAGGAGTGGAGAAAAACTTCAAGATCAAACTAGCATTTATCATTGTGACGAAGAAAGTAAATATGAGGATTTTCAAAGGGAATCCAGATTCAAGACTGACAAATCCGGATCCTGGCACTGTTGTCGACTCTGTAGTTACGAGACCTGAGCGCTATGATTTCTATCTTGTACCGCAATACGTTAACCAAGGTACTGTTACTCCGGTGTGCTACAATGTGATTTATGATGACACCAATTTGGCACCAGACAGACATCACAAGGCACGTTTTG
This is a stretch of genomic DNA from Necator americanus strain Aroian chromosome II, whole genome shotgun sequence. It encodes these proteins:
- a CDS encoding hypothetical protein (NECATOR_CHRII.G4320.T2); translation: MALDCNASIVNGNALKLVDGDTRDPVEKLATIPTSLFTRPNSNFNKSGTSGRRIQLVANFVPLSQQPDLCCAQYHVEFEPQVESKSFRHQILKQERIQEHIGTTFIFDGMILYTVNDRNFEGSYQALHPLTGESVTVRLRASVRFTQNDAQTINCYNIVIRCCLDMVGLKRMGRNHFDEDEKAYLSDYNMEVWPGFETAVRQYEDHLMLCIENRFKMIRTQSVWQIMCFERDRVRGDKSRFQAVLEECLVGETVFAKYNNKMYRITSINYDMSPESTFTLADGTTTTLKGYFLKQYDLTVTENKQPVLISQGKPRQPGEAPQMAYLLPELVYPTGLTDSMRRDFRHMRELSNHTRLDPEKRRRTTERLIEKILANERCRMLMRNWGISLHNKLVTFESRELEPEKLFGYNRDGYVGQRAEWAKLVKNNGSFRGVELTNWVVIAPNSNDGERLSSDFINEIEHIYSALQVKYGNPVRHFCRDTTARGYHTAVQEAMTRVGMQSIHMMVLILSDDSKTRYDVLKSYLCTETTIPSQCVQLSTLRGRAADRGRNRNFGSIVLKIALQMNCKMGGALWRVIIPIKRAMIVGYDLYHDSTLRGKTIGACVSTTDQDYTKFYSQTRPHENPAELGTNLGFFILKALNKYYQCNGKTLPEKIFLYRDGVGDGQIPYVKDQEVRLVQKACADAVERAEGVEKNFKIKLAFIIVTKKVNMRIFKGNPDSRLTNPDPGTVVDSVVTRPERYDFYLVPQYVNQGTVTPVCYNVIYDDTNLAPDRHHKLAFKLCHLYYNWQGTVRVPAPCQYAHKLAFLVAQTIHKEANEHLRNKLFFL
- a CDS encoding hypothetical protein (NECATOR_CHRII.G4320.T1), with translation MRLGSSVCSCDPGETVASFSRKRRSALLSTSTQCSASTSVPRKSVNASIVNGNALKLVDGDTRDPVEKLATIPTSLFTRPNSNFNKSGTSGRRIQLVANFVPLSQQPDLCCAQYHVEFEPQVESKSFRHQILKQERIQEHIGTTFIFDGMILYTVNDRNFEGSYQALHPLTGESVTVRLRASVRFTQNDAQTINCYNIVIRCCLDMVGLKRMGRNHFDEDEKAYLSDYNMEVWPGFETAVRQYEDHLMLCIENRFKMIRTQSVWQIMCFERDRVRGDKSRFQAVLEECLVGETVFAKYNNKMYRITSINYDMSPESTFTLADGTTTTLKGYFLKQYDLTVTENKQPVLISQGKPRQPGEAPQMAYLLPELVYPTGLTDSMRRDFRHMRELSNHTRLDPEKRRRTTERLIEKILANERCRMLMRNWGISLHNKLVTFESRELEPEKLFGYNRDGYVGQRAEWAKLVKNNGSFRGVELTNWVVIAPNSNDGERLSSDFINEIEHIYSALQVKYGNPVRHFCRDTTARGYHTAVQEAMTRVGMQSIHMMVLILSDDSKTRYDVLKSYLCTETTIPSQCVQLSTLRGRAADRGRNRNFGSIVLKIALQMNCKMGGALWRVIIPIKRAMIVGYDLYHDSTLRGKTIGACVSTTDQDYTKFYSQTRPHENPAELGTNLGFFILKALNKYYQCNGKTLPEKIFLYRDGVGDGQIPYVKDQEVRLVQKACADAVERAEGVEKNFKIKLAFIIVTKKVNMRIFKGNPDSRLTNPDPGTVVDSVVTRPERYDFYLVPQYVNQGTVTPVCYNVIYDDTNLAPDRHHKLAFKLCHLYYNWQGTVRVPAPCQYAHKLAFLVAQTIHKEANEHLRNKLFFL